A genomic region of Sulfobacillus acidophilus DSM 10332 contains the following coding sequences:
- a CDS encoding hypothetical protein (KEGG: car:cauri_1424 hypothetical protein~SPTR: Putative uncharacterized protein), whose product MVLLACLTVAIGILRARYLPSVDVSEYHRYAESFVTRPIGTHWPREYPAMAMGLFLLPMLLPVSYPLGWALVTAGLLVSLLIYGGRIEGPTWVTRFLIFLDLGAIYLWASRYDLWPAAFLWFTLLAAERKRWGSAWVWMALGTALKWFPVVLAPLVLIDEWRTTGRWRWDRLLVFLGVTAILLFGLPALTNPSQALSPIQYSWRRPTEIESTVAGLLAWVHPSVHLIRSFGSLNVQSAIANHGLGLGFLLLGVGLEVLVWKGWAAGRWSWTEAAILAVGILIITSKVYSAQYWIWMVPLVARSSPRFSAGWAVVAALTTAVYPISWLAVHWVTGWTWTDVMRLAGIRDVLLGWGLWRTAQGAGTSEPHTPPLPTSLSS is encoded by the coding sequence ATGGTGTTACTGGCGTGCCTGACGGTCGCGATTGGCATTTTACGCGCCCGCTACCTGCCGTCGGTCGACGTATCGGAATACCATCGTTATGCGGAATCCTTTGTGACTCGGCCGATTGGTACGCATTGGCCCCGGGAATATCCGGCAATGGCGATGGGGCTCTTTTTGTTACCGATGCTGTTGCCGGTCAGTTACCCACTGGGATGGGCTCTGGTCACAGCCGGCCTTTTGGTTAGCCTTTTAATCTATGGGGGGCGGATCGAAGGGCCGACATGGGTGACGCGGTTTTTGATTTTTTTGGATTTGGGAGCGATATATCTTTGGGCCAGTCGTTACGATTTGTGGCCGGCGGCATTCCTCTGGTTCACCCTGCTGGCGGCTGAACGAAAGCGGTGGGGCTCGGCATGGGTTTGGATGGCGCTGGGGACGGCGCTTAAATGGTTTCCTGTAGTCTTGGCCCCGTTGGTGCTGATTGACGAATGGCGGACGACCGGTCGCTGGCGATGGGACCGATTACTCGTGTTTTTGGGCGTCACGGCCATTTTATTATTCGGTCTACCGGCGTTAACCAACCCGTCGCAAGCCTTGTCGCCGATTCAATATTCCTGGCGACGTCCCACGGAAATTGAATCGACCGTCGCGGGTCTTCTCGCGTGGGTCCATCCGTCGGTGCACCTCATCCGAAGTTTTGGCAGTTTAAATGTACAATCCGCCATCGCGAATCATGGGCTCGGCCTCGGATTTTTGCTCCTCGGTGTGGGATTGGAAGTACTTGTGTGGAAGGGCTGGGCGGCCGGGCGGTGGTCGTGGACGGAAGCGGCTATCCTCGCGGTGGGCATTCTCATCATCACCAGCAAAGTCTATTCGGCCCAATATTGGATATGGATGGTGCCTTTGGTCGCACGATCGTCTCCGCGTTTTTCGGCTGGATGGGCGGTCGTCGCCGCGTTGACAACGGCTGTCTATCCGATCAGTTGGTTGGCGGTTCATTGGGTTACGGGATGGACGTGGACCGACGTCATGCGGTTGGCCGGTATACGAGACGTTCTCCTCGGTTGGGGTCTTTGGAGAACAGCCCAAGGGGCGGGGACATCCGAGCCTCATACTCCCCCTCTTCCGACGTCCTTGTCCTCTTAA
- a CDS encoding protein of unknown function DUF1284 (PFAM: Protein of unknown function (DUF1284)~COGs: COG3543 conserved hypothetical protein~InterPro IPR009702~KEGG: aac:Aaci_1965 protein of unknown function DUF1284~PFAM: Protein of unknown function DUF1284~SPTR: Putative uncharacterized protein) yields MVRLRGHHLLCLLGYQGMGYSLEYVANMTAIHTRLRRTPDTPVEIVEGPDRLCQAFPTDDPAQPVHCEEERVMWRDAQILARLGLRPGAVISWQEILDRIIEDIAVEDIPRFCHTCPWLSYGVCEAGLARLKRGEGLLPVDSSTTAAP; encoded by the coding sequence ATGGTCCGCTTGCGTGGACATCATCTCTTGTGTCTTTTAGGCTATCAAGGTATGGGGTATTCCCTGGAATATGTCGCCAATATGACCGCGATTCATACCCGTTTGCGACGGACACCGGATACGCCGGTCGAGATCGTGGAGGGCCCGGACCGGTTATGCCAGGCGTTCCCGACTGATGATCCCGCCCAGCCGGTGCATTGTGAAGAAGAACGGGTGATGTGGCGGGATGCGCAAATTTTGGCCCGTCTGGGTCTTCGACCGGGGGCGGTGATTTCCTGGCAGGAGATTTTAGACCGGATTATCGAGGACATTGCGGTTGAGGATATTCCGCGGTTTTGTCACACGTGTCCGTGGCTTTCATACGGGGTCTGCGAAGCGGGGCTGGCCCGCTTGAAACGTGGCGAGGGACTCTTGCCGGTAGACTCCTCTACCACCGCAGCTCCTTAA
- a CDS encoding Dihydrodipicolinate synthase (PFAM: Dihydrodipicolinate synthetase family~COGs: COG0329 Dihydrodipicolinate synthase/N-acetylneuraminate lyase~InterPro IPR002220~KEGG: sti:Sthe_3503 dihydrodipicolinate synthetase~PFAM: Dihydrodipicolinate synthetase~PRIAM: Dihydrodipicolinate synthase~SPTR: Dihydrodipicolinate synthetase), which translates to MPPSLAEGGPPVLLKPGTYAILSTPFTDDDRVDLPSLERLTRFYVEAGADGVVALAVMGEGAKLLDAERDEVLKTVVETVGKKIPVIAGVSAPSVMQVRHHIDRARQMGVNAVMLAPTAGTDPLKWYHAVSEAGLPMVLQDHPQSSQVQLTVPVIQAIIQAVPAIVAIKNEAPPTMVRTRQLRQALPPSITILGGLGGVEIWGELTAGADGTMTGFAFPELLTAIVGQFLRGNPERARTLYEAGLPWLLLEAMPIYSLAIRKHILWRRGIIASARARQPSPVLDPFLAQYVDDFVERFKELRW; encoded by the coding sequence ATGCCGCCCTCATTGGCCGAAGGAGGACCGCCCGTGCTGCTCAAACCCGGAACCTATGCGATTTTATCCACCCCGTTTACCGACGACGATCGGGTCGATCTTCCCAGCTTGGAACGCCTCACCCGCTTTTATGTCGAAGCAGGCGCAGACGGCGTGGTGGCTCTGGCGGTTATGGGCGAAGGAGCCAAATTATTGGACGCCGAACGGGATGAGGTTTTAAAAACGGTCGTCGAGACCGTCGGGAAAAAGATCCCGGTGATAGCCGGGGTCAGTGCCCCCAGCGTAATGCAGGTGCGCCACCACATTGACCGCGCACGTCAGATGGGCGTGAACGCCGTGATGCTGGCTCCGACGGCCGGCACGGATCCCCTCAAGTGGTACCATGCCGTCAGTGAAGCCGGTCTGCCGATGGTACTGCAAGACCATCCGCAATCCTCCCAAGTCCAACTTACGGTCCCCGTCATTCAGGCTATTATCCAAGCGGTACCCGCTATCGTGGCGATTAAAAATGAAGCCCCACCCACCATGGTGAGGACCCGCCAACTCCGCCAAGCATTACCGCCGTCGATTACCATTTTAGGGGGCCTGGGCGGCGTCGAGATCTGGGGCGAGTTGACGGCGGGAGCCGACGGTACCATGACCGGATTCGCCTTTCCGGAATTATTAACCGCGATTGTCGGCCAGTTCTTACGCGGCAACCCGGAAAGGGCCCGCACCCTTTATGAGGCCGGCCTCCCCTGGCTCCTGTTAGAAGCCATGCCGATTTATTCTTTGGCCATCCGAAAGCACATTTTGTGGCGTCGCGGCATCATAGCCAGCGCCCGTGCCCGCCAGCCGTCCCCCGTATTAGACCCTTTCCTGGCCCAATATGTGGATGATTTTGTCGAACGATTTAAGGAGCTGCGGTGGTAG
- a CDS encoding carbonic anhydrase (PFAM: Carbonic anhydrase~COGs: COG0288 Carbonic anhydrase~InterPro IPR001765~KEGG: cyj:Cyan7822_1114 carbonic anhydrase~PFAM: Carbonic anhydrase~SPTR: Carbonic anhydrase) produces the protein MIYDEIDRKMNERTEWVLRRQMGIPNNRKLFVLACMDERLPVEDVLGIGLGDAHIFRNAGGLVTDDVIRSAVLTTRFFGTEEIIIVNHTECGMMSASPDQIMNALQQRVPDLLNGLAVDPLLPEFRLTDMDAYYRWLKMFEDVDQTAEAQIGFLRNHPLIPDHVEIHAYIYEVETGSLRRPHVRLGDRVNTAKAMQQG, from the coding sequence ATGATATACGACGAGATCGATCGAAAGATGAATGAGCGGACCGAATGGGTGTTACGACGGCAAATGGGGATTCCCAACAATCGAAAACTATTTGTGCTGGCCTGCATGGATGAACGGTTGCCGGTCGAAGACGTGTTGGGGATAGGGCTCGGCGATGCGCATATTTTCCGTAATGCCGGCGGATTGGTTACGGATGATGTCATTCGCTCGGCCGTGTTGACCACCCGGTTTTTCGGCACCGAAGAAATCATTATTGTCAATCACACCGAATGCGGCATGATGTCGGCTTCGCCTGACCAGATCATGAACGCTTTGCAGCAAAGAGTACCGGACTTGTTGAATGGCCTGGCCGTCGATCCCTTATTGCCGGAATTTCGGTTAACCGATATGGACGCTTATTATCGTTGGCTTAAGATGTTTGAGGATGTGGACCAAACGGCCGAAGCCCAGATCGGATTTTTGAGAAACCATCCGTTGATTCCCGATCATGTCGAAATCCACGCATATATTTACGAAGTCGAAACAGGTTCTTTGCGCCGCCCGCACGTTCGACTCGGTGACCGGGTTAACACGGCCAAAGCAATGCAACAAGGTTAG
- a CDS encoding amino acid/polyamine/organocation transporter, APC superfamily (PFAM: Amino acid permease~COGs: COG0531 Amino acid transporter~InterPro IPR004841~KEGG: gmc:GY4MC1_0201 hypothetical protein~PFAM: Amino acid permease-associated region~SPTR: Putative uncharacterized protein;~manually curated; TC 2.A.3) has product MKHTRRHVNLRTILFGRPIKDREAESRKVGVWEGLSVLAPDALSSVAYGTEEILIVLSAAGVGALWYSLPISAVIVLLLIFLVVSYRQIIRAYPTGGGAYVIGRDTLGPSAGLLAGAALLIDYTLTVSVSVTAGIAALVSAFPSLLPYTVELSVLVVAFLTIVNLRGVRESAQLFAAPTYLFIVMILAMVAVGLFHRAAPTPLAAYVTPTAVSVAPLLILRAFSSGSSALTGIEAISNGVPVFKEDSVQRARRAMLLLGLFLGSMFLGTSIIAFRYHIVPNAEVTVLQQLADRIFGHGWFFYLLSFVTMAILSIAANTSFAGFPQLASIMARDEWMPRMFLARGDRLVYQNGIIVLGIISSLLIIAFRGNTDALIPLYAVGVYMSFTIAMSSLAKKRWQEGNDPHRWVTIGMGLFGSLLTAAVVITSVVTKFTEGAWIVVLAIPTIVWGMRAVHQHYRSVADELRLEDLTLVPKPKALVVVVPVASINKMTLATLSYALSMNPEEIVALHVAGTPEREARFHARWKNWNADPRIKLAVVESQYRSVIRPMVRYIDHLTGLFAEGRVVVVIPELLVEKSWQNILHNHMAVALEAVLIFRRRIAVTVVPYRLQQKPVNSKPS; this is encoded by the coding sequence ATGAAACATACACGACGACATGTGAATTTAAGAACAATATTATTTGGTCGCCCTATTAAGGATCGGGAAGCGGAATCCCGCAAGGTAGGGGTGTGGGAAGGCTTATCGGTTCTCGCCCCGGACGCGTTGTCGTCGGTGGCTTATGGTACCGAAGAGATTCTCATCGTATTAAGCGCGGCAGGCGTTGGGGCGCTTTGGTATTCCTTGCCGATTTCGGCGGTCATTGTGCTTTTGCTGATTTTCTTGGTGGTGAGCTACCGCCAGATTATTCGGGCCTATCCGACCGGGGGCGGAGCCTATGTGATTGGCCGGGATACCTTGGGCCCTTCGGCCGGACTTTTGGCCGGAGCCGCCTTATTAATCGACTATACGTTGACGGTCTCGGTCAGCGTGACAGCGGGGATTGCGGCTTTAGTCTCCGCGTTTCCCTCGCTTCTTCCGTACACCGTCGAATTGTCGGTTTTGGTCGTGGCTTTTCTTACCATTGTCAACTTGCGGGGCGTCCGGGAATCGGCCCAATTATTTGCCGCTCCGACTTATCTCTTTATCGTCATGATCCTGGCCATGGTCGCCGTAGGCCTTTTTCATCGGGCCGCCCCGACGCCGTTGGCGGCGTATGTCACGCCTACGGCTGTATCCGTCGCCCCCCTCTTAATTTTACGGGCGTTTAGTTCCGGCTCCTCGGCGTTAACCGGCATCGAGGCCATCTCCAACGGTGTCCCTGTATTTAAAGAGGACTCGGTCCAACGAGCCCGTCGGGCCATGTTGCTCTTGGGTCTCTTTTTGGGCAGCATGTTTTTGGGAACGTCGATCATCGCGTTCCGTTATCATATTGTGCCGAATGCGGAAGTGACCGTACTCCAACAGCTGGCGGATAGAATCTTTGGTCACGGCTGGTTTTTCTATTTGTTGTCGTTCGTCACGATGGCCATTTTATCCATCGCCGCCAACACCAGTTTTGCGGGATTTCCCCAGTTAGCCAGTATCATGGCGCGCGACGAATGGATGCCGCGCATGTTTTTGGCGCGCGGGGATCGTCTCGTCTACCAGAACGGCATTATCGTCTTGGGGATCATTTCATCGCTTTTGATTATTGCGTTTCGAGGAAACACCGATGCCCTTATCCCGCTCTATGCCGTCGGGGTTTACATGAGTTTTACTATTGCGATGAGTAGTCTGGCCAAAAAACGTTGGCAGGAGGGGAACGATCCGCACCGCTGGGTAACCATCGGCATGGGGTTATTCGGCTCCCTTCTCACCGCCGCCGTTGTGATCACCTCGGTTGTGACCAAATTTACCGAGGGCGCTTGGATCGTCGTGCTGGCGATTCCGACCATCGTTTGGGGTATGCGGGCGGTGCACCAGCATTATCGGAGTGTCGCGGACGAACTGCGGCTGGAGGATCTGACATTGGTGCCGAAGCCCAAAGCGTTGGTGGTGGTGGTGCCGGTCGCCAGCATCAACAAGATGACATTGGCGACGCTTTCCTATGCCCTGTCCATGAATCCGGAAGAAATCGTGGCGCTACATGTGGCGGGTACGCCCGAACGGGAGGCTCGGTTTCACGCCCGCTGGAAAAATTGGAATGCCGATCCCCGGATTAAATTAGCCGTGGTGGAATCGCAATACCGGTCGGTGATTCGGCCGATGGTCCGTTACATTGACCATCTAACCGGGTTATTTGCCGAGGGGCGGGTGGTCGTCGTGATTCCCGAGTTGTTGGTGGAAAAGTCTTGGCAAAATATTCTTCATAACCACATGGCGGTCGCCCTTGAGGCGGTACTGATTTTCCGTCGTCGGATCGCGGTGACGGTCGTGCCGTACCGTCTGCAGCAAAAACCGGTAAATTCTAAGCCTTCCTAA
- a CDS encoding major facilitator superfamily MFS_1 (PFAM: Major Facilitator Superfamily~InterPro IPR011701~KEGG: cte:CT0102 transporter, putative~PFAM: Major facilitator superfamily MFS-1~SPTR: Major facilitator superfamily MFS_1) — MYYLFLISRALTVFGRLLFKFALSWYVFLKTGSPLALGGSMAVLSLPELAAPLLGAIVDRTSKKQILSVTTGMEGVVTFCLIGALIMTSHSTTPLYIAAIMLGALEVLDWPAFQAMFAVTVPAQQLAKANSLWNGLEATLVIVGPVVGGYLVGRSMALALLIVSTSYILAWALLFLIRVNEPPLPVLPVSRSEMLTGLNYVWKNTRIRYLLAISTVWNVVESAGMPFILVVLRRHLHLNAAVTGVTYGMEGVGTLLGTVMFAMVSPWVPRNVGVVMGAIIGSALFGLWFFVGTGGEAVALILAMGMISAFYSLNIRTWRQEIVPHEIFGRVIAIFRMTARSTTPFIPLLGSLAIAQLGLPLFYLGIGVGGLITSTWLGWRMLFSTSREFRSSVDPSGR; from the coding sequence GTGTATTATCTATTTCTTATTTCTCGGGCGCTGACAGTATTTGGGCGCTTATTATTCAAATTTGCTTTAAGCTGGTATGTCTTCTTGAAGACGGGCTCCCCTTTGGCACTTGGAGGGAGCATGGCCGTTCTCTCGTTGCCGGAGTTGGCGGCACCGCTTTTAGGGGCGATAGTTGATCGTACGTCGAAGAAACAGATCTTGTCGGTCACGACCGGGATGGAGGGTGTGGTAACGTTCTGTCTTATTGGTGCCTTAATCATGACATCCCACTCGACCACCCCTCTATATATCGCTGCCATAATGCTGGGGGCGTTGGAAGTCTTGGATTGGCCAGCCTTTCAAGCCATGTTTGCCGTTACGGTACCCGCGCAGCAGTTGGCTAAGGCTAACAGCTTATGGAATGGATTAGAAGCTACCTTGGTGATCGTGGGACCCGTGGTAGGTGGCTATCTCGTAGGACGATCCATGGCCCTTGCTTTATTGATAGTTTCCACGAGTTATATTTTAGCCTGGGCGCTCCTCTTTCTCATACGTGTAAATGAGCCTCCCCTTCCCGTTCTTCCGGTCTCGCGGTCCGAGATGTTGACCGGCTTAAATTACGTATGGAAAAACACGCGGATTCGGTATCTCTTGGCAATTAGTACCGTGTGGAATGTGGTGGAATCGGCCGGCATGCCATTCATTCTGGTTGTCCTCCGTCGTCACTTGCATTTGAACGCGGCGGTCACTGGAGTGACGTATGGGATGGAAGGGGTGGGAACCCTGTTAGGAACAGTAATGTTTGCCATGGTATCTCCGTGGGTGCCCCGAAACGTTGGTGTCGTGATGGGGGCTATAATCGGCTCCGCACTTTTTGGCTTATGGTTTTTTGTGGGGACTGGCGGAGAAGCCGTCGCGTTGATTTTGGCCATGGGGATGATATCGGCGTTTTATTCGTTAAATATTCGAACATGGCGGCAAGAAATCGTTCCTCACGAAATATTTGGCCGGGTGATTGCAATCTTTCGCATGACCGCACGCTCTACGACCCCCTTTATCCCTTTATTGGGGAGTTTAGCTATCGCACAACTCGGATTGCCGTTGTTTTATCTCGGTATTGGCGTGGGCGGTCTGATTACCTCCACCTGGTTAGGGTGGCGGATGTTATTTTCAACATCGAGGGAGTTCCGGAGTTCAGTTGACCCTTCCGGACGGTAA
- a CDS encoding Rhodanese-like protein (PFAM: Rhodanese-like domain~COGs: COG0607 Rhodanese-related sulfurtransferase~InterPro IPR001763~KEGG: nar:Saro_0494 rhodanese-like protein~SMART: Rhodanese-like~SPTR: Rhodanese-like protein) — protein sequence MNEIRLGPPLGDQIMAMAERYRQSPEDQLNLAVKAFLTLSRLGSPAVTGLLPGDFRHMLRSGWQPTIIDVDDREEYHRMRLIPSANIPLLELWAREDEIPQSDNLVFVCQAGIRSRIAAGQWTARHETPAFFLEGGLVLWARLGLPWEIDESFPSSVSAEDS from the coding sequence ATGAATGAAATTCGGTTGGGCCCGCCGTTAGGCGATCAGATTATGGCCATGGCCGAACGCTATCGCCAATCACCCGAGGATCAATTAAATCTGGCGGTAAAGGCTTTTCTCACGCTTAGCCGACTCGGATCGCCTGCTGTCACTGGGCTTTTGCCGGGCGATTTCCGCCATATGCTGCGGTCGGGCTGGCAACCGACGATTATCGATGTCGATGATCGAGAGGAATATCACCGGATGCGGTTAATCCCGTCGGCGAATATCCCGTTGCTGGAATTGTGGGCTCGGGAAGACGAAATTCCCCAATCGGACAATTTGGTGTTTGTTTGCCAAGCCGGTATTCGAAGCCGCATTGCGGCCGGACAGTGGACCGCTCGCCATGAAACCCCGGCCTTTTTCCTGGAAGGCGGATTGGTTTTATGGGCGCGGCTCGGGCTACCGTGGGAAATTGACGAGAGTTTCCCTTCGTCTGTAAGCGCCGAGGACTCTTGA